One Pullulanibacillus sp. KACC 23026 DNA segment encodes these proteins:
- a CDS encoding LutB/LldF family L-lactate oxidation iron-sulfur protein — MPMKIGAEPFFDRVDKSLDEAFMRKAVSGAQDRLRGRKLQVTVEDESLVDWELWRHAGEDIRSHTLDNLDFYLEQLSEQFASRGGHVFFAETAEEAQRYVQEVVKKKKAKHVVKAKSMVTEEISLNEALEEAGCEVLESDLAEYILQIDDHDRPSHIVVPSLHKNKSQIRDAFRDKRGYKGTDQPEELAAFARADLREKFFRADIGITGCNFAVAESGTIALVTNEGNANMVTTLPDTQITIMGMERLVPSWESLDILLTLLCRSAVGQKLTTYITTLTPDLETDAVDSPKEYHLVIVDNGRSNAVGTDFQSALHCIRCAACVNVCPVYRHIGGHAYGSIYPGPIGAVLSPILGGYEEYGELPYASSLCAACTEACPVRIPLHELLIKHRQAYVSGEGHPKLGEKLSMKAFGMGAGSPSLFEMATKFVPSMLGPFTKDERIEKGPGPMKPWTEIRDFPAPSKENFRKWFERHEKEGRAHD; from the coding sequence ATGCCAATGAAAATCGGAGCGGAGCCATTCTTTGATCGTGTTGATAAGAGCTTAGACGAAGCCTTCATGAGAAAGGCGGTCAGTGGCGCGCAAGACCGGCTGCGGGGACGAAAGCTTCAAGTGACGGTAGAGGACGAGTCGCTTGTGGATTGGGAATTATGGCGTCATGCAGGTGAAGACATTCGTTCACATACTTTAGATAATCTGGATTTTTACTTAGAACAGCTGAGCGAACAGTTTGCCTCTCGCGGCGGTCATGTCTTTTTTGCTGAAACAGCAGAAGAAGCCCAGAGATACGTACAAGAAGTTGTAAAGAAGAAAAAGGCGAAACACGTTGTTAAGGCCAAATCGATGGTGACTGAAGAAATCAGTTTAAATGAAGCTCTAGAAGAGGCTGGATGCGAGGTTCTTGAATCTGATTTGGCGGAGTACATCCTTCAAATCGATGATCATGATCGGCCATCCCATATCGTCGTCCCTTCTCTGCATAAGAATAAGTCACAGATTCGTGATGCGTTTCGGGATAAACGGGGTTATAAGGGAACGGACCAGCCTGAAGAGTTAGCAGCCTTTGCGCGTGCAGATTTGAGAGAAAAATTTTTTCGAGCGGATATTGGGATAACCGGCTGTAATTTTGCAGTTGCCGAATCAGGAACCATCGCCCTTGTTACAAATGAGGGGAACGCCAACATGGTGACAACGCTTCCGGACACTCAGATTACGATAATGGGAATGGAACGCCTTGTCCCATCATGGGAATCTTTAGATATATTACTGACCCTCTTATGCCGAAGCGCCGTTGGTCAAAAATTAACGACTTATATCACCACCTTGACACCGGATCTTGAGACCGATGCCGTTGATAGTCCAAAAGAGTATCATTTGGTGATTGTTGATAATGGCCGGTCAAATGCCGTTGGAACAGACTTTCAATCCGCTCTTCACTGTATTCGCTGTGCGGCTTGCGTTAATGTTTGTCCTGTTTATAGACATATCGGAGGCCATGCGTATGGGTCGATTTATCCCGGTCCAATTGGCGCCGTTCTCTCTCCGATTCTTGGCGGCTATGAAGAATATGGGGAATTGCCCTACGCCTCCAGTCTCTGTGCAGCGTGTACGGAGGCATGTCCTGTTCGAATTCCTTTGCATGAACTCCTTATCAAACATCGCCAAGCTTATGTATCTGGAGAAGGACATCCGAAACTTGGTGAAAAACTATCTATGAAAGCGTTTGGAATGGGAGCGGGCTCACCTTCTTTATTTGAAATGGCTACCAAATTTGTCCCTTCAATGCTCGGGCCTTTTACGAAAGATGAGCGTATTGAAAAAGGGCCAGGCCCTATGAAGCCTTGGACGGAAATCCGAGATTTTCCAGCCCCAAGCAAAGAGAACTTTAGAAAATGGTTTGAACGACATGAAAAGGAGGGAAGAGCTCATGACTAA
- a CDS encoding DeoR/GlpR family DNA-binding transcription regulator has product MLVADRQRKIVELVNEKISVRVTELSQLFNVTEETIRRDLEKLEKLRALRRSHGGAVRLENDSLEISYREREITNQKQKRAIAQAAIQFIEPGDKIILDASTTSWYMAQEIPNQPLTVITNSINVALALSKKDNIQVISVGGMLSPKSLSFVGPLASRSLRAYHVSKAFISCQGIDFETGISDSNEWQALLRKEILAVSDKTILLVDSSKFQTRTFVQITNSLTDIDMIITDHRLTKEEHQAMQHLSIVYKCV; this is encoded by the coding sequence GTGCTTGTTGCGGATCGCCAGCGGAAAATTGTGGAGTTAGTTAACGAAAAGATAAGCGTTCGTGTAACGGAATTGAGCCAGTTATTTAATGTAACTGAGGAAACGATCAGGCGGGATCTTGAAAAACTCGAAAAACTTCGAGCCTTGCGCCGAAGCCATGGCGGAGCGGTTCGACTTGAGAACGACTCCCTCGAAATTTCTTATCGAGAAAGAGAGATTACCAATCAAAAACAAAAAAGAGCGATCGCTCAAGCTGCCATTCAGTTCATTGAACCTGGTGATAAGATTATTCTAGACGCCAGCACAACCTCGTGGTACATGGCTCAGGAAATCCCCAACCAGCCTTTAACGGTTATTACTAATTCCATCAACGTCGCGCTCGCATTAAGCAAAAAGGATAACATTCAGGTCATTTCGGTTGGCGGCATGTTATCACCAAAATCTCTGTCCTTTGTCGGACCGCTCGCCTCACGTTCACTTAGAGCCTATCATGTTAGCAAGGCCTTTATTTCATGCCAAGGGATCGACTTTGAGACAGGGATATCGGATTCGAATGAGTGGCAGGCGTTACTAAGAAAAGAGATACTGGCTGTCTCTGACAAAACAATATTACTAGTCGATTCTTCTAAGTTTCAAACAAGGACATTCGTCCAGATTACGAATTCTCTGACTGACATAGATATGATTATAACGGATCATAGATTAACAAAAGAAGAACATCAAGCCATGCAGCATTTATCTATAGTGTATAAGTGTGTTTAA
- the rhaA gene encoding L-rhamnose isomerase, with protein MAIKEAYELAKQDYEKWGIDVEAVLKKLSTIPVSIHCWQGDDIAGFEVNQNELSGGIDVTGNYPGKATNPEELRQDLEKALSLIPGKHRVNLHAIYAETDGEVVERDVIEPKHFENWVNWAKEHGLGLDFNPTLFSHPKADDGLTLSHPDEAIRKFWIDHCIASRKIGAYFGQELGTPAVTNIWIPDGYKDIPSDRLTPRLRLKDSLDQIFAEDIDEAHNLDAIESKLFGIGSEAYVVGSHEFYLGYALKNNKLCLLDTGHFHPTETVSNKISSMLLYSDKLALHVSRPVRWDSDHVVIFDDELKEIALEIVRNDALDRVIIGLDFFDASINRIAAWTIGTRNMIKALLYAMLVPNEQLKQLQEEGHFTDRLALMEEFKTYPFGAVWDYYCEKMGVPVKEEWLKEIKTYEEAVLSKRK; from the coding sequence ATGGCAATTAAAGAAGCTTATGAATTAGCAAAACAAGACTATGAAAAATGGGGAATTGATGTTGAAGCGGTCCTTAAGAAATTAAGCACCATTCCGGTTTCCATCCATTGTTGGCAAGGGGATGATATTGCCGGATTTGAAGTGAACCAAAATGAGCTGTCTGGCGGTATTGATGTGACAGGCAACTATCCTGGTAAAGCAACCAATCCTGAAGAACTGAGACAGGACCTTGAGAAGGCGCTTTCTTTGATTCCTGGAAAGCATCGCGTCAACCTCCATGCTATTTATGCGGAGACAGACGGTGAAGTAGTTGAACGGGATGTGATTGAACCTAAGCACTTTGAAAACTGGGTGAACTGGGCTAAGGAGCACGGGCTAGGTCTGGATTTCAATCCAACTCTTTTCTCACACCCAAAAGCAGATGATGGTCTCACACTCTCTCATCCTGATGAAGCAATTCGCAAGTTTTGGATTGACCACTGTATTGCGAGCCGTAAGATTGGCGCCTATTTTGGCCAGGAACTCGGTACGCCAGCCGTGACGAACATTTGGATTCCTGATGGCTATAAGGATATTCCAAGTGATCGCCTGACTCCGCGTCTTCGATTGAAGGATTCACTTGACCAGATTTTTGCAGAGGATATCGATGAAGCTCATAATCTAGATGCCATTGAAAGCAAGTTATTTGGCATTGGCTCAGAAGCGTATGTGGTTGGGTCTCATGAATTCTATCTTGGGTATGCTTTGAAGAATAACAAACTTTGCCTGCTTGATACCGGGCATTTCCATCCAACAGAAACGGTATCGAATAAGATTTCTTCCATGCTTCTTTATTCGGATAAACTCGCCCTTCACGTTTCTCGCCCGGTTCGCTGGGACAGTGACCATGTCGTTATTTTTGACGATGAATTAAAAGAAATTGCCCTTGAAATTGTCCGGAATGATGCCTTAGATCGCGTGATTATTGGACTTGACTTCTTTGATGCCAGCATCAATCGAATCGCCGCCTGGACGATCGGTACACGCAATATGATTAAAGCGCTTCTTTACGCGATGCTTGTTCCGAATGAGCAGCTTAAGCAGCTGCAGGAAGAAGGCCATTTCACAGACCGACTGGCATTAATGGAAGAGTTCAAGACCTATCCATTTGGCGCTGTTTGGGATTACTATTGTGAAAAGATGGGTGTACCAGTTAAAGAAGAATGGTTGAAAGAAATAAAAACCTACGAGGAAGCGGTCCTTTCAAAAAGAAAATAG
- the rhaB gene encoding rhamnulokinase — MTNYSLAVDIGASSGRVMLGYLDSGVLKLEELHRFENGLIKRGGYDCWDVERLFQEIKNGIHKCKERGIIPESIGIDTWAVDFVLLDENDQLLTEAVAYRDSRTDGMMEEVFQFISKERLYLETGIQFQKFNTIYQLMALKKQQPEILEKARTFLMIPDYLNYLLTGVKVNEYTNATSTQLVNAFTKQWDRELLALLGLNVEMFQTIKRPKTILGTLSQDLVQEFGFDLKVILPATHDTGSAVVSVPEQEDTIYISSGTWSLIGVENHFPICVTKALDYNFTNEGGIDYRFRFLKNIMGLWMIQEIKRHLGSAFSFEKLVDLAKEASYFKTIINVDDPRFLNPENMIEEIQAYCQENSLMIPQTPGELAKCIYDSLVVSYQKAIDEIEAIFEKSFNKINVIGGGCQNELLNQWIANVTDKQVLAGPVEATAIGNIVAQLMALGDLSNLKEARQLIRESFPIKIFEKAVSY, encoded by the coding sequence ATGACAAATTATAGCTTGGCGGTGGATATTGGTGCCTCAAGCGGCCGTGTGATGCTCGGTTACTTGGACTCCGGTGTCCTGAAATTAGAAGAGCTGCATCGTTTTGAAAACGGACTCATTAAACGAGGCGGCTATGACTGTTGGGATGTAGAGCGTCTTTTTCAAGAAATAAAGAATGGGATTCATAAATGTAAGGAACGCGGGATTATTCCAGAGAGTATTGGCATTGATACTTGGGCGGTTGACTTTGTTTTATTAGATGAAAATGATCAGTTATTGACAGAGGCGGTCGCTTATCGCGATTCCCGAACGGATGGCATGATGGAGGAAGTCTTTCAATTCATTTCTAAAGAAAGACTGTACCTAGAAACAGGTATTCAATTCCAAAAATTTAATACAATCTATCAATTAATGGCTTTGAAGAAGCAGCAACCTGAAATTCTAGAGAAGGCGCGTACCTTTCTCATGATTCCGGATTATCTCAATTATTTATTGACCGGTGTTAAAGTGAATGAATATACGAATGCCACTTCCACGCAATTAGTGAATGCGTTTACGAAGCAGTGGGACCGAGAGCTATTGGCTCTATTAGGCTTAAACGTTGAGATGTTCCAAACGATTAAACGCCCAAAAACCATTTTAGGGACGCTTTCTCAAGATTTAGTACAGGAATTTGGCTTTGACCTCAAGGTGATATTGCCTGCGACTCATGATACGGGTTCTGCAGTCGTATCCGTTCCTGAACAAGAGGATACGATTTACATCAGTTCAGGAACTTGGTCGCTGATCGGCGTGGAAAACCATTTTCCGATCTGTGTAACGAAAGCGCTTGATTATAATTTTACAAATGAAGGCGGCATCGATTATCGTTTTCGATTTTTGAAAAACATTATGGGACTTTGGATGATTCAAGAAATCAAAAGGCATTTAGGCAGCGCTTTTTCTTTTGAAAAACTTGTCGATCTTGCTAAGGAAGCTTCTTATTTTAAGACGATTATTAATGTGGATGATCCTCGATTTCTGAATCCGGAAAACATGATCGAAGAGATTCAAGCGTATTGCCAAGAAAATAGCTTAATGATACCTCAGACTCCAGGTGAATTGGCAAAATGTATTTACGATAGTCTTGTTGTCAGCTATCAAAAAGCAATTGATGAAATCGAAGCGATCTTTGAGAAATCATTCAATAAAATTAATGTGATCGGGGGCGGTTGTCAAAATGAGTTGTTGAATCAGTGGATTGCTAATGTGACTGACAAGCAAGTGCTCGCTGGACCCGTGGAGGCGACCGCTATAGGAAATATTGTGGCACAATTAATGGCTTTAGGTGATCTATCCAATTTAAAGGAAGCGAGACAGCTGATTCGAGAATCTTTTCCAATTAAAATCTTTGAAAAAGCGGTCAGTTATTAA
- a CDS encoding lactate utilization protein C translates to MTKGVIQGREKFLSSIANKLGRAKPERVEEPSWTYKPQWEVYKKATQDELLEVFLQSCKRQGTDVVMTSLDHLKVNLAEMIQSYGGGPIVASNDPRFESIGIRDFLSELDTYFWNLRLGDFNIEQAKQATIGISFSDQALAESGTTVFFHNKEKARSISLLPKVSIVLLNKSSIVPRLTQVTKTIGDRVKQGETIESYINMVSGPSNSADIEMNMVVGVHGPIKVGYLILEDQ, encoded by the coding sequence ATGACTAAAGGTGTCATACAAGGGCGTGAGAAATTCCTTTCGTCTATTGCAAATAAGCTTGGCCGAGCTAAACCAGAACGAGTTGAAGAGCCTTCGTGGACGTATAAGCCTCAATGGGAGGTCTATAAAAAAGCCACTCAGGATGAACTATTAGAGGTCTTTCTGCAATCGTGTAAACGCCAGGGAACAGACGTCGTGATGACTTCTCTTGATCATTTAAAAGTTAATTTGGCAGAGATGATTCAGTCATACGGCGGCGGTCCAATTGTGGCTTCCAATGATCCAAGATTTGAAAGTATTGGGATTCGAGATTTTTTAAGCGAACTCGACACTTATTTTTGGAATTTACGGCTAGGGGATTTCAATATTGAGCAAGCGAAGCAAGCGACGATCGGGATTTCTTTCAGCGACCAAGCCCTCGCGGAATCGGGAACGACTGTTTTTTTTCATAACAAAGAAAAGGCCCGATCGATCAGCCTGCTTCCAAAAGTCTCGATTGTCCTTCTGAACAAGAGTTCTATTGTCCCGCGATTAACTCAAGTCACGAAAACGATAGGAGACCGAGTTAAACAGGGGGAGACGATCGAAAGCTATATCAATATGGTTTCAGGACCTAGTAACAGTGCCGATATTGAGATGAACATGGTGGTGGGCGTTCATGGACCAATAAAAGTCGGCTATCTTATTCTTGAAGATCAATAG